A genomic window from Candidatus Nomurabacteria bacterium includes:
- a CDS encoding serine hydrolase, producing MLRVQNKKQVAKRLAIAVVLIVFGMVSGGVLTVVIYKNSLNTKQERYNLLADRILSTNGNERIVNFTDLRQKLTDYTDANLQNIDYSIYYEYLPTGTSVGLNETHTLIGASLLKVPFAMQYYHALEEGTLKKDDIITLTQANLDSTYGSLYKKGSGYKLTLDDLVTTMLRDSDNTALRALADVLSQKVGLQTIDQVFNFVDLSYASDKEGSTLIGAEAYSSILKCLYFACYISKEHSQEMLYTLTNTTFNDRLKRYIPQDTMPTIAHKIGSFEQSTQSDCGIFYVPTRPYLLCVMINGSDEFASQHIGKISVIVYEHMTQNLE from the coding sequence ATGCTAAGAGTACAAAACAAAAAACAGGTGGCCAAGCGGCTGGCAATTGCAGTCGTTTTGATTGTATTTGGCATGGTGTCTGGGGGCGTCTTAACTGTAGTAATTTATAAGAATTCACTAAACACCAAACAGGAACGCTATAATTTGCTAGCAGATCGTATCCTTAGCACTAATGGCAATGAACGAATCGTGAATTTTACAGATTTAAGGCAAAAGTTAACAGATTACACAGATGCGAACTTACAAAACATTGACTACAGCATTTATTATGAGTATTTACCTACCGGAACATCTGTTGGGCTTAACGAAACACACACCTTAATTGGCGCATCATTGCTTAAAGTGCCTTTTGCCATGCAATACTACCATGCGCTAGAAGAAGGTACGCTGAAAAAAGACGATATTATTACTTTAACGCAAGCAAATCTAGACAGTACGTACGGTAGTTTATATAAAAAGGGCAGTGGCTACAAACTGACATTAGACGATCTAGTAACAACAATGTTACGAGATTCAGACAACACAGCCTTGCGGGCACTAGCAGATGTATTATCACAAAAAGTAGGCTTACAAACAATTGATCAAGTATTTAATTTTGTTGATTTATCTTATGCTAGCGATAAAGAAGGCTCAACTTTAATTGGTGCAGAGGCGTATTCTTCTATCTTAAAATGCTTATATTTTGCATGCTATATATCTAAAGAACATTCCCAAGAAATGTTGTATACACTTACAAATACAACATTTAATGACAGGCTAAAACGGTACATACCGCAAGATACAATGCCCACTATAGCCCATAAAATTGGGAGTTTTGAGCAAAGTACTCAAAGTGATTGTGGCATATTTTACGTACCAACACGCCCGTACTTACTGTGTGTAATGATTAATGGTAGTGATGAATTCGCCAGCCAACACATAGGTAAAATTTCAGTTATTGTGTATGAACATATGACACAAAACCTTGAGTAA
- a CDS encoding transposase has product MPGRNLIKQYAAESYYHFYNRGVNKNRIFRDQEDFIVFLALLKRYLGIKKVKKANRTNHPNFYNEVDLLAYCLMSNHFHLFIYQKEDPTAITNFMRSLATAYGMYFNKKYKRVGPVFQQRYRAVRITDDAQLLHISRYIHLNPDNYNTYEWSSLPYYLGNKTADWVKSNKILELFDDVNYADFVADYKAYHDDLNVIKQFIANTP; this is encoded by the coding sequence ATGCCGGGAAGAAACCTTATTAAGCAGTACGCAGCCGAGAGTTACTATCATTTTTATAACAGGGGTGTAAATAAAAATCGTATATTTAGGGATCAAGAAGACTTTATTGTTTTCTTAGCGCTATTAAAGCGGTATCTTGGTATAAAAAAAGTGAAGAAGGCAAATAGAACGAACCACCCAAATTTTTATAACGAAGTTGATCTACTGGCTTATTGCTTAATGAGCAACCACTTTCATTTGTTCATTTACCAAAAAGAAGACCCCACAGCAATTACAAATTTTATGCGGAGTTTGGCCACAGCGTACGGCATGTACTTTAACAAAAAATACAAACGGGTCGGGCCAGTGTTTCAGCAGAGGTATCGTGCAGTAAGAATTACTGATGATGCGCAGCTACTACACATCAGCCGTTACATTCATTTAAACCCAGATAACTATAATACCTACGAATGGTCTAGCTTGCCATATTATTTGGGCAATAAAACTGCAGACTGGGTTAAGTCAAATAAGATTTTAGAACTATTTGATGATGTTAATTATGCCGATTTTGTAGCAGATTATAAGGCGTATCATGATGATCTTAACGTGATCAAGCAATTTATAGCCAATACACCGTAA